From one Catellatospora sp. IY07-71 genomic stretch:
- a CDS encoding serine/threonine-protein kinase, translating into MEELTPDDPRRVGRNGDYELLARLGNGGMGRVYLGRSKTAERVAVKVILPHLVSDPDVRKRFATEVDSLRLAHGIRVAQYRGSEINERQPWLAVQYVPGRTLRQQVEDKGVMRPRVVAALGAMLAEGLLTIHDAGLLHRDLKPANIMLGPDGPCIIDLGLAVLQESDSHLTQTGFAVGTAAYMPPEQACGEKNLTGAVDVYALGATLLYAATRHNPYPPSHAAVLAKRITDPNDHPDLTGLSTELQAVVGAMLAFEAHERPTAEEVCTELTAVATAGDVDFEVVRHELVTTTYTLAPAAVPNGRRDLDGPVDVSWSLGPTELIDDPPAPTPKRVVEEREPTPKPSSGTDLTALVAQLRRQYAQRAEQ; encoded by the coding sequence GTGGAGGAGTTGACGCCGGACGACCCGCGCCGGGTCGGCCGAAACGGTGACTACGAGCTGCTGGCACGGCTCGGCAACGGCGGTATGGGTCGGGTCTACCTGGGCAGATCGAAGACCGCCGAGCGGGTCGCCGTCAAAGTCATCCTGCCGCATCTGGTCAGCGACCCGGATGTACGCAAGCGGTTCGCGACGGAGGTCGACAGCCTCCGACTGGCCCACGGCATCCGCGTCGCGCAGTACCGCGGCTCTGAGATCAACGAACGCCAGCCGTGGCTCGCGGTCCAGTACGTGCCCGGCCGTACGCTGCGTCAACAGGTCGAGGACAAGGGCGTGATGCGGCCGCGGGTGGTTGCCGCGCTCGGCGCGATGCTTGCCGAGGGTCTGCTGACCATCCACGACGCGGGCCTGCTGCATCGCGACCTGAAACCGGCCAACATCATGCTCGGCCCAGACGGGCCCTGCATCATCGACCTCGGCCTGGCGGTGCTGCAGGAGAGCGACTCACACCTCACCCAGACCGGCTTCGCCGTGGGCACCGCCGCGTACATGCCGCCGGAGCAGGCGTGTGGCGAGAAGAACCTGACCGGCGCCGTGGACGTTTACGCCCTGGGCGCGACCCTGCTCTACGCCGCGACGCGACACAACCCGTACCCGCCGTCTCACGCCGCGGTGCTCGCCAAGCGGATCACCGATCCGAACGACCACCCCGACCTGACCGGCCTGTCCACAGAATTGCAGGCCGTTGTCGGCGCGATGCTCGCGTTCGAGGCGCATGAGCGGCCCACGGCGGAGGAGGTGTGCACCGAGCTGACCGCCGTCGCCACCGCCGGCGACGTCGACTTCGAGGTGGTGCGCCACGAGCTTGTGACGACGACCTACACGCTGGCACCGGCCGCCGTGCCGAACGGGCGCCGGGATCTCGACGGTCCGGTCGACGTCAGCTGGTCGCTCGGCCCGACCGAACTCATCGACGACCCGCCCGCCCCGACACCGAAGCGTGTGGTCGAGGAGCGCGAGCCGACGCCGAAGCCGTCGTCCGGCACGGATCTGACCGCGCTCGTCGCGCAGCTTCGCCGCCAGTATGCCCAGCGTGCGGAGCAGTGA
- a CDS encoding UvrD-helicase domain-containing protein, with amino-acid sequence MSTGATLRTLVSAEKEIMRLSRTDKGAVYEFQHKFRHNPNSPGLHLKQLKSDLKLWSARVSADIRAILLHIVDQDYLLIDVKSRQEVYDDLDRYSYKVNRITGGIEVIDLQPVGDSIIGRLLPPEAEPLFKAFTDTQLLELGVAESLLAHVRTVTNDEELLSLLEVAPQLTTDVLLALYDGGSYDQVRAQVTEPVRAEDQVDPDDLVAAVSRPATQVTSDDEALQTMLGESFDRWQVFLHPTQRRLVERSTTGATRVGGGPGTGKTIVALHRTAHLAATLEPGVDKPILLTTFNRNLAADLRSRLAALGGQALLSRVDIVNVDKLAHRVVVENNVGSGRQLIDDSRMAKRWRTFLAEIGQTKWDAEFLNAEWIQVILGQALTSRGDYLKTRRPARGRPISREEREDIWWLVERFTTWLDSQAVWTWRQVAAEAARLETERGERIDDAGVEVTVRHRYRHIVVDEAQDLSAAHWKMLRAMAAVGPDDMFLVGDAHQRIYDNHVTLSNLGIDVRGRSARLTLSYRTTREILAAALEMMTGEVYDDLDGGADDLAGYRSLLRGGRPSFQGASTWEQEKAKIVAQLRAWGNPVDGSVAVCVPTRDLVAEVTATLRDVGVPVVEIGPDGPDGGAGVHLGTMHRFKGLEYQRMIIAGVCDGLVPRQTINHFRDAEPKRYQRERARDRSLLFVAATRARDELAVFWHGTPSPFLTHRLVQQQAG; translated from the coding sequence ATGAGCACAGGTGCGACGCTGCGTACGCTGGTCAGCGCTGAGAAGGAAATCATGAGGCTGTCGCGCACCGACAAGGGCGCCGTCTACGAGTTCCAGCACAAATTCCGCCACAACCCGAACAGCCCCGGACTGCACCTCAAGCAGCTCAAGAGTGATCTGAAGCTGTGGTCCGCACGGGTCAGCGCCGACATCCGTGCGATCCTGCTGCACATCGTCGATCAGGACTACCTGTTGATCGACGTCAAGTCGCGGCAGGAGGTGTACGACGACCTCGACCGCTACAGCTACAAGGTCAACCGGATCACGGGCGGGATCGAGGTTATCGACCTGCAGCCGGTCGGGGACAGCATCATCGGTCGCCTGCTGCCGCCGGAGGCGGAGCCGCTGTTCAAAGCGTTCACCGATACGCAGCTGCTGGAACTGGGCGTGGCCGAGTCGCTGCTCGCACACGTCAGAACCGTGACGAACGACGAGGAGCTGCTGTCTCTGCTGGAGGTGGCGCCGCAGCTGACCACCGACGTACTGCTGGCCCTGTACGACGGCGGAAGCTACGACCAGGTACGAGCGCAGGTGACCGAGCCTGTCCGGGCCGAGGACCAGGTCGATCCTGACGACCTCGTCGCCGCGGTCAGCCGCCCCGCCACGCAGGTCACCTCGGACGACGAGGCGCTGCAGACGATGCTCGGCGAGTCGTTCGACCGCTGGCAGGTCTTCCTGCACCCGACCCAGCGCAGGCTGGTCGAGCGCTCCACCACCGGCGCCACCCGTGTCGGCGGGGGTCCCGGCACCGGAAAGACCATCGTCGCGTTGCACCGGACAGCCCACCTGGCCGCGACGCTGGAACCGGGAGTGGACAAACCAATCCTGCTGACCACGTTCAACCGCAACCTCGCCGCGGACCTGCGGAGCAGGCTCGCCGCGCTTGGCGGGCAGGCGCTGCTGTCACGGGTCGACATCGTGAACGTCGACAAGCTCGCCCACCGGGTTGTGGTGGAGAACAACGTGGGCTCCGGCAGACAGCTGATCGACGACAGCCGGATGGCGAAGCGGTGGCGTACCTTCCTGGCCGAGATCGGCCAGACAAAATGGGATGCCGAGTTCCTCAACGCCGAATGGATCCAGGTGATCCTCGGCCAGGCTCTCACCTCACGGGGCGACTACCTCAAGACGCGACGTCCGGCGCGCGGTCGGCCGATCAGCCGGGAGGAGCGCGAGGATATCTGGTGGCTTGTCGAGCGCTTCACCACCTGGCTGGACTCGCAGGCCGTATGGACGTGGCGGCAGGTCGCCGCGGAGGCGGCCAGGCTTGAGACGGAACGAGGCGAGCGGATCGACGACGCCGGTGTCGAGGTGACGGTGCGACACCGTTACCGCCACATCGTCGTGGACGAGGCCCAGGATCTCAGCGCCGCGCACTGGAAGATGTTGCGGGCGATGGCGGCCGTCGGACCGGACGACATGTTCCTGGTCGGTGACGCCCATCAACGCATCTACGACAACCACGTGACATTGTCGAACCTCGGCATCGACGTCCGCGGTCGCTCGGCACGACTCACCCTGAGCTATCGCACCACCCGGGAGATCCTCGCCGCTGCCTTGGAGATGATGACGGGTGAGGTGTACGACGACCTCGACGGGGGAGCGGACGATCTCGCGGGTTACCGATCACTGCTGCGCGGCGGGCGCCCCTCGTTCCAGGGAGCGAGCACGTGGGAGCAGGAGAAGGCGAAGATCGTCGCGCAGCTGCGCGCCTGGGGCAATCCGGTGGACGGCTCGGTCGCGGTCTGTGTGCCCACCCGTGACCTCGTTGCCGAGGTGACGGCGACGCTGCGGGACGTCGGCGTGCCGGTGGTGGAGATCGGACCCGACGGGCCCGACGGTGGTGCAGGCGTGCATCTCGGGACGATGCATCGGTTCAAAGGTCTCGAGTACCAGCGCATGATCATCGCCGGTGTCTGTGACGGACTGGTTCCTCGGCAGACGATCAATCATTTTCGTGACGCGGAGCCCAAGCGATATCAGCGTGAGCGGGCGCGGGACAGGTCGCTGCTGTTCGTCGCCGCGACCCGGGCTCGCGATGAGCTCGCCGTGTTCTGGCACGGCACACCCAGCCCGTTCCTCACCCATCGGCTGGTGCAGCAACAGGCAGGCTGA
- a CDS encoding serine/threonine-protein kinase: protein MISSALVAGRYELIDDPLRGSMGEVYRAYDTHLDREVAVKVIHRDLLGGDLETELVRRFRREARLTAKAAHPGVPAVYDVGVDRDRHYVVMELIHGATLRDLLDELQPLPIAWVTFIAAQICAVLARTHELALIHRDLKPDNVMICADGTVKVIDFGVAILADAGPSSRLTPVGATAGDTRYQAPERLLGIATPQSDLFSLGRVIQDMLRDHVDAPAEHVMLSGELTRRQPELRPGNATEVFHRLEPLLGALPPLPGFVTRRQERSLRLYEQTLPFLSNAVTARKAPAAPSGPETGPRQHRVRAEKYADAGQFGRALRILESAIELADRQHDQAAVADLRRDLAAVLVRSGDSRQAVDACGKAVDAIAGRIAATHPAMAALRLAKARSHVAIGEIPEACATYQALIDDFAAAGLVLPEAVEARMESAALLAVQGEVARAVALVNLLIKESHPAVDPARANGLLAAMRELMHDAEVQASRSDGC, encoded by the coding sequence GTGATCTCGTCCGCGCTCGTCGCCGGTCGCTACGAGCTGATCGACGACCCGCTCCGCGGCAGCATGGGTGAGGTATACCGGGCCTACGACACGCATCTCGACCGCGAGGTCGCAGTCAAGGTCATCCACCGTGATCTGCTTGGCGGTGACCTGGAAACCGAGCTGGTGCGACGCTTCCGACGCGAGGCCCGCCTCACGGCGAAGGCCGCCCACCCCGGCGTGCCGGCGGTCTACGACGTCGGCGTCGACCGTGATCGCCACTATGTGGTGATGGAGCTCATCCACGGTGCCACGCTGCGGGACCTGCTCGACGAACTGCAGCCGCTTCCCATCGCATGGGTGACCTTCATCGCCGCCCAGATCTGCGCGGTTCTCGCGCGTACGCATGAGCTGGCGCTCATCCACCGTGATCTCAAACCGGACAATGTGATGATCTGTGCTGACGGCACTGTCAAGGTTATCGACTTCGGCGTCGCCATCCTGGCCGACGCGGGTCCGTCCTCCCGCCTTACCCCCGTCGGCGCCACCGCGGGTGACACCCGCTACCAGGCACCCGAGCGGCTGCTCGGCATCGCCACACCGCAGAGTGACCTGTTCTCCCTCGGCAGGGTCATCCAGGACATGCTGCGCGACCACGTCGACGCGCCGGCAGAGCACGTCATGCTGAGCGGAGAACTCACGCGGCGCCAACCTGAACTGCGGCCCGGAAACGCGACGGAGGTGTTTCACAGGCTGGAGCCGCTCCTCGGTGCGCTTCCACCGCTACCCGGCTTCGTGACCCGCAGGCAGGAACGATCACTGAGACTCTACGAGCAGACACTGCCATTTCTGTCGAACGCTGTCACGGCACGGAAAGCCCCGGCCGCGCCGTCCGGGCCGGAGACAGGGCCACGTCAGCATCGTGTCCGCGCCGAGAAGTACGCCGATGCGGGTCAGTTCGGCCGCGCCCTGCGTATTCTCGAAAGCGCGATCGAGCTGGCGGATCGTCAGCACGACCAGGCGGCGGTTGCCGACCTGCGCCGGGATCTCGCGGCCGTCCTGGTTCGGTCCGGTGACTCCAGGCAGGCAGTCGATGCATGCGGCAAGGCCGTCGATGCGATCGCGGGCAGGATCGCAGCCACTCATCCCGCCATGGCGGCGCTACGCCTGGCGAAGGCACGCAGCCACGTCGCCATAGGCGAGATCCCTGAGGCGTGCGCCACCTACCAGGCATTGATCGATGATTTCGCCGCCGCTGGGCTCGTGCTCCCCGAGGCCGTCGAGGCTCGGATGGAATCGGCGGCGCTGCTCGCTGTCCAAGGAGAAGTTGCCCGTGCCGTGGCGCTGGTGAACCTTTTGATTAAGGAATCACATCCGGCGGTCGATCCGGCCCGGGCGAACGGACTGCTGGCGGCGATGCGGGAGCTGATGCACGACGCCGAGGTGCAAGCAAGCAGATCGGATGGATGCTGA
- a CDS encoding DUF1295 domain-containing protein, whose product MDALIVCLWICAGVCALTWIASLVSGEHSWVDRIWSIVPVVYVGVFAAAADFADTRLNVLAVLVLLWGARLTFNFARRGGYAPGGEDYRWPILRARLPRWAFELFNLLFITVYQNLILLLISLPAYTALTHPGGFGAVEVVLAVVFLGLLAGETVADQQQWDFHRAKHAALAAGREPESRFMRAGLFRFSRHPNYFFEQAQWWVVFGFGAAAAGSVLQWTIAGPVLLTLLFVGSTMFTESITRSRYPEYADYQATTSPIIPWPPRRDAPRRIGAA is encoded by the coding sequence ATGGACGCCCTCATCGTCTGCCTGTGGATCTGCGCCGGTGTATGCGCGCTGACCTGGATCGCCTCGCTGGTCAGCGGGGAGCACTCATGGGTCGACCGGATCTGGTCGATCGTGCCGGTGGTGTACGTGGGCGTGTTCGCCGCCGCCGCGGACTTCGCCGACACCCGCCTGAACGTGCTGGCGGTGCTGGTGCTGCTCTGGGGCGCGCGGCTGACGTTCAACTTCGCGCGGCGGGGCGGGTACGCGCCGGGCGGCGAGGACTACCGGTGGCCGATCCTGCGCGCGCGGCTGCCGCGGTGGGCGTTCGAGCTGTTCAACCTGCTGTTCATCACGGTGTACCAGAACCTCATCCTGCTGCTGATCAGCCTGCCGGCGTACACGGCGCTGACCCACCCGGGCGGGTTCGGCGCGGTGGAGGTCGTGCTCGCGGTGGTGTTCCTGGGGCTGCTGGCCGGGGAGACCGTGGCCGACCAGCAGCAGTGGGACTTCCACCGGGCCAAGCACGCGGCGCTCGCGGCCGGGCGGGAGCCGGAGTCGCGGTTCATGCGTGCGGGGCTGTTCCGCTTCTCGCGGCACCCCAACTACTTCTTCGAGCAGGCGCAGTGGTGGGTGGTGTTCGGGTTCGGCGCCGCCGCGGCCGGGTCGGTGCTGCAGTGGACCATCGCCGGGCCGGTGCTGCTGACGCTGCTGTTCGTCGGCTCGACGATGTTCACCGAGAGCATCACCCGCTCCCGCTACCCGGAGTACGCCGACTACCAGGCCACCACTTCGCCGATCATCCCCTGGCCGCCCCGGCGTGACGCACCTCGCCGGATTGGTGCGGCGTGA
- a CDS encoding YbaB/EbfC family nucleoid-associated protein yields MSGTRAELERLRSAPPPVDGPQPATGVGKALDGRIEAEMGADGKLARLVLDPAVMRMDEKMLAREIITAVNTAWAARTGVDDATAAVAAIDQQALGERLTELQDQGLAAMKRYTDGIQVLLDRLDRRVP; encoded by the coding sequence TTGTCTGGTACACGCGCTGAGCTGGAGCGCCTCCGCTCGGCGCCGCCCCCGGTCGACGGCCCGCAACCCGCGACCGGCGTCGGCAAGGCGCTCGACGGCCGCATCGAGGCTGAGATGGGCGCCGACGGCAAGCTCGCCCGCCTGGTCCTCGACCCCGCCGTGATGCGCATGGACGAGAAGATGCTCGCCCGCGAGATCATCACCGCCGTCAACACCGCCTGGGCCGCCCGCACCGGCGTCGACGACGCCACCGCCGCGGTCGCGGCCATCGACCAGCAGGCCCTCGGCGAGCGCCTGACCGAGCTGCAGGACCAGGGCCTGGCCGCGATGAAGCGCTACACCGACGGCATCCAGGTCCTGCTGGACCGGCTCGATCGGCGGGTGCCCTGA
- a CDS encoding RNA-guided endonuclease TnpB family protein: protein MSRTVKRAFKFRFYPTDVQAEQLSRTFGCVRLVYNMALAARTEAWTQRRERVNYNATSALLTGWKKTEDLAFLNEVSSVPLQQALRHLQTAFGNFWANRANHPSFKSKKRSRRSAEYTASAFRWRDGTLTLAKMTEPLDIVWSRPLPGGVFPSTVTVSCDAAGRWFVSLLCDDVITQTPATGSVGIDAGLDSLLTLSTGEKIINPRHERADRHRLTRAQRDLARKQKGSANRAKARIKVARIHARIADRRRDHLHKLTTRLVRETQTIVIEDLTVRNMVKNHRLARAISDAAWRQLRTMLEYKAAWHGRDLVVVDRWFPSTRLCSACGALVERMPLDVRSWTCSCGRTHDRDVNAARNILAAGLAVTACGDGVRPQREFSRTGRSSAKQENPRATKGIPVLWAGRMSRTASAPTWS from the coding sequence GTGTCCAGGACCGTGAAGCGGGCGTTCAAATTCCGCTTCTACCCGACCGATGTACAGGCAGAACAGCTGTCGCGGACGTTCGGGTGCGTCCGGCTGGTCTACAACATGGCCCTGGCCGCCCGCACCGAGGCGTGGACCCAGCGCCGGGAGCGGGTCAATTACAACGCGACCTCGGCCCTGCTCACCGGGTGGAAGAAGACCGAGGACCTGGCGTTTCTCAACGAGGTGTCGTCCGTGCCGCTGCAGCAGGCGCTGCGGCACCTGCAGACCGCGTTCGGCAACTTCTGGGCAAATCGCGCCAACCATCCGAGCTTCAAGAGCAAGAAGCGCTCGCGCCGCTCGGCGGAGTACACCGCCAGCGCGTTTCGCTGGCGCGACGGCACGCTGACCCTGGCCAAGATGACCGAACCCCTCGACATCGTGTGGTCGCGGCCGCTGCCCGGCGGTGTGTTCCCCTCGACGGTGACCGTGTCGTGCGACGCGGCCGGGCGCTGGTTCGTGTCCCTGCTATGCGACGACGTGATCACCCAGACCCCCGCCACGGGCAGTGTCGGGATCGACGCGGGACTGGACAGCTTGCTCACCCTGTCCACCGGCGAGAAGATCATCAATCCACGGCACGAACGCGCCGACCGGCACCGGCTGACTCGTGCGCAACGCGACCTCGCCCGCAAGCAGAAGGGCTCGGCCAACCGGGCCAAGGCCCGGATCAAGGTTGCCCGCATCCACGCCCGGATCGCCGACCGCAGGCGCGACCACCTGCACAAACTGACGACTCGGCTCGTTCGTGAAACCCAAACGATCGTGATCGAGGACCTGACCGTCCGTAACATGGTCAAGAACCACCGCCTGGCCCGCGCGATCAGCGACGCGGCCTGGCGGCAGCTGCGCACCATGCTGGAGTACAAGGCCGCCTGGCACGGCCGGGACCTGGTCGTCGTGGACCGCTGGTTCCCGTCGACCAGACTGTGCTCGGCATGCGGCGCGCTCGTAGAACGGATGCCGCTGGACGTGCGGTCGTGGACCTGCTCCTGCGGGCGTACCCACGACCGTGACGTCAACGCGGCCCGCAACATCCTGGCCGCCGGACTGGCGGTGACAGCCTGCGGAGACGGTGTAAGACCTCAACGAGAGTTCTCTCGGACGGGGCGGTCGTCGGCGAAACAGGAAAACCCAAGGGCGACCAAGGGAATCCCCGTCCTTTGGGCGGGGAGGATGTCAAGGACTGCTTCGGCTCCAACGTGGAGCTGA
- a CDS encoding toxin-antitoxin system YwqK family antitoxin, translated as MSLQEYAMRVPLDEADFDDADRLVYGGQLFTGVAVEADEDGVLLGETSYRDGVQDGPERNFRDDGSVSLENVYRFGIIRESRRWHANGRLAYEMHADEFGRMETARHWDADGNPE; from the coding sequence ATGAGTCTGCAGGAGTACGCGATGCGGGTGCCGCTCGACGAGGCGGATTTCGACGACGCCGACCGGCTCGTCTACGGCGGGCAGCTGTTCACGGGCGTCGCCGTGGAGGCCGACGAGGACGGCGTGCTGCTCGGCGAGACCAGCTACCGCGACGGCGTGCAGGACGGCCCGGAGCGCAACTTCCGCGACGACGGCTCGGTCAGCCTGGAGAACGTCTACCGGTTCGGCATCATCCGCGAGTCGCGCCGGTGGCACGCCAACGGGCGCCTGGCGTACGAGATGCACGCCGACGAGTTCGGCCGGATGGAGACCGCGCGGCACTGGGACGCCGACGGCAACCCCGAGTAG